The following coding sequences are from one Parabacteroides pacaensis window:
- a CDS encoding LacI family DNA-binding transcriptional regulator, with translation MKRVSIKDIAQKVGVSNATVSLVLNGKEKQGRVSKDMAERIRQVVREMHYQPNRLARSLQSGKSQTIGLLVADISNPFFGTLAFYVQNELEKAGYAVIIMNTNESDTQMGKMIELLRSRQVDGFIIVPTEFGEEYIRQLLEANLPLVLVDRCYPDMETANVLIDNYQATREATRLLLDKGCKRIALLIYDNSQPHMAERKRGYVETLTQAKVYDKNLIKAVNYRTLEEDIQYAVTCLVKQEKDVDGILFATNTIAIMGIKSLLNMRIRIPDEIRIVCFDKSDAFDFMPVAIPYIHQPIANMGRKAVEILLEEIENKANKAVNCQLYASLIQPME, from the coding sequence ATGAAAAGAGTATCGATAAAAGATATTGCCCAAAAAGTTGGTGTTTCTAATGCTACCGTTTCACTAGTACTCAATGGAAAAGAAAAACAAGGCAGGGTAAGTAAAGACATGGCCGAACGCATTCGCCAAGTGGTACGGGAAATGCATTATCAACCCAACCGCTTGGCCCGGAGCCTGCAAAGCGGAAAATCGCAAACTATCGGATTACTAGTCGCCGATATATCCAACCCCTTTTTCGGAACATTGGCCTTTTACGTACAAAATGAATTGGAAAAAGCCGGATATGCAGTCATTATTATGAATACCAACGAAAGCGATACCCAAATGGGGAAAATGATTGAACTGTTACGCAGCCGGCAAGTAGACGGTTTCATTATCGTACCCACCGAATTCGGGGAAGAATATATCCGGCAACTATTGGAAGCTAATTTGCCATTAGTACTGGTAGACCGCTGTTATCCGGATATGGAAACCGCCAATGTCTTGATCGATAATTACCAGGCAACCCGTGAAGCTACCCGGTTATTGCTCGATAAAGGCTGTAAACGCATCGCACTTCTTATATACGACAACAGCCAACCTCACATGGCGGAACGTAAGCGAGGATATGTGGAAACACTCACCCAAGCAAAAGTTTACGATAAAAATCTTATCAAAGCCGTGAATTATCGAACCTTGGAGGAAGACATTCAATACGCCGTAACCTGCTTGGTGAAACAAGAAAAAGACGTAGACGGAATTTTATTTGCTACCAACACGATCGCCATCATGGGAATAAAGTCCTTATTAAACATGAGAATCAGGATACCCGATGAAATACGAATCGTTTGTTTTGATAAAAGCGATGCTTTCGATTTTATGCCGGTAGCCATCCCTTACATCCATCAACCTATTGCAAACATGGGAAGAAAAGCAGTGGAAATACTTTTGGAAGAGATAGAAAATAAAGCCAACAAAGCAGTAAATTGCCAGTTGTATGCCTCTTTGATCCAACCGATGGAATAG
- a CDS encoding ribulokinase, whose product MNTAKLVIGLDYGTDSCRAVIVNALTGEEQASAVAFYPRWKAGKYCNPAQNQYRQHPLDYIETMEEAIKKALSQCPPNTGKQITGLSFDTTGSTPVLLNAEGTPLALLPRHAENPNAMFVLWKDHTAIREANEINELAKQWHVDYTSYSGGIYSSEWAWAKMTHMLRVDESLREDAYSWTEHCDWMPALLTGKTKPETMLRSRCAAGHKAMWNESWGGLPSSDFLTTLEPLLHLFTGHLYTETYTSDTAVGTLTPEWAEKLGLTTKVKVGVGALDCHMGAIGAQISAGSFVRVIGTSTCDIMVSSYQEMDGRLIEGICGQVDGSVLPGMIGLEAGQSAFGDIYAWYKNLLAWPIEKLLPETTLLDASAKAALIEEMKDAILPMLTREAEKIPATESSPVAVDWLNGRRTPYANQSVKGTISGLTLGTSAPLLFRALVEATAYGSKAIVDSILAQGIKIENVIGIGGISLKSPFVMKTLSNVLGMPIKVAAAEQACALGAAMFAAVVAGICQTTEEAQQKMGKGFVTEYHPDPEAHAVYLQLYDKYSRLGKFTETSL is encoded by the coding sequence ATGAACACAGCAAAATTAGTAATAGGACTTGATTATGGAACCGACTCCTGCCGGGCCGTAATCGTAAATGCACTTACCGGAGAAGAACAAGCCTCGGCAGTAGCCTTTTATCCCCGGTGGAAAGCCGGGAAATACTGTAACCCTGCACAAAACCAATACAGGCAACACCCGCTCGATTATATCGAAACCATGGAAGAAGCCATAAAAAAAGCCTTGTCCCAATGCCCCCCGAACACAGGAAAACAAATCACCGGCCTCTCTTTCGATACCACCGGTTCCACCCCCGTCCTGCTAAACGCGGAAGGAACCCCCTTGGCCTTATTACCCCGGCACGCCGAAAACCCCAACGCTATGTTTGTCCTATGGAAAGACCACACAGCCATCCGTGAAGCCAATGAAATTAATGAACTGGCCAAACAATGGCACGTAGACTACACTTCCTATTCCGGAGGCATTTACTCCTCCGAATGGGCATGGGCGAAAATGACACACATGCTGCGGGTAGACGAATCCCTCCGGGAAGACGCCTATAGCTGGACGGAACATTGCGACTGGATGCCTGCCCTTCTAACCGGAAAAACAAAACCGGAAACCATGTTGAGAAGCCGTTGCGCCGCCGGACATAAAGCCATGTGGAACGAATCGTGGGGAGGACTTCCTTCATCCGACTTCCTTACCACCCTGGAACCGTTGCTGCACCTGTTTACCGGACACCTCTACACGGAAACCTACACCAGCGACACGGCAGTGGGCACTTTAACCCCCGAATGGGCGGAAAAATTAGGCCTCACCACAAAGGTAAAGGTAGGAGTAGGCGCATTGGATTGCCACATGGGAGCTATCGGGGCACAAATCTCCGCCGGTTCGTTTGTCCGGGTAATCGGCACATCCACCTGCGACATCATGGTTTCCTCCTATCAAGAAATGGACGGACGGCTCATCGAAGGAATCTGCGGCCAGGTAGACGGCTCCGTCCTTCCGGGAATGATCGGGCTGGAAGCCGGACAATCTGCCTTCGGCGACATTTACGCCTGGTATAAAAATTTGCTAGCTTGGCCCATAGAAAAACTATTGCCCGAAACGACTTTGCTCGACGCCTCCGCCAAAGCTGCCCTGATAGAAGAAATGAAAGATGCGATACTTCCGATGCTTACCCGGGAAGCAGAGAAAATACCTGCAACCGAAAGCTCGCCTGTAGCCGTAGATTGGCTGAATGGCCGGCGTACACCTTACGCCAACCAGTCGGTAAAAGGAACCATCAGCGGACTTACCCTGGGAACATCGGCCCCCCTGCTTTTCCGTGCCTTGGTAGAAGCAACTGCTTATGGCTCCAAGGCCATAGTAGACAGCATACTGGCACAAGGAATAAAAATTGAAAATGTCATCGGCATCGGAGGAATCTCCTTAAAATCCCCCTTCGTCATGAAAACCCTGTCCAATGTACTCGGCATGCCCATAAAAGTAGCCGCAGCAGAACAAGCCTGTGCCTTGGGAGCCGCCATGTTTGCAGCCGTGGTAGCCGGAATCTGTCAAACCACGGAAGAAGCACAACAGAAAATGGGAAAAGGATTCGTCACCGAATACCATCCCGACCCGGAAGCCCATGCTGTTTATTTGCAACTTTATGATAAATACAGCCGGTTAGGAAAATTTACGGAAACCTCTTTATAA
- a CDS encoding DUF4185 domain-containing protein, with protein MDKLFWILCMHFLLANQLSATTPASPEKTKLRVVPGSLTCLARVTGKPLPGETIPSPNHTDSLYDVGGTDLGIVWDMGRGQVGIFFGDTYGKDFVSLPAGGPSGGNWRSNVLAFSRDKNPEDGITFSGMATDRPATAREIAYGAKDVSGTGDWTSIPTAAIHAAGKDYLHYMNIRKWGKPGEWETNYSGLYVSANRGKTWSPCPAVRFEARSNFSQVAYARKDGYVYMAGTKPGRSGSVYLARVKEKYMESASRYEYWNKEKGWIKGKEMAATAIVEDRVGELSLLYHRTYKKWIMTYLSGSRYEIVLRSACEINGPWSEPQTLVQGKDYPALYGAFMHPWFDKGDTIYFLMSMWKPYNVFLMKAKIKLEKQ; from the coding sequence ATGGACAAACTATTCTGGATACTCTGCATGCATTTCCTACTGGCAAATCAACTATCGGCAACTACACCCGCTTCCCCCGAAAAGACGAAGCTCAGGGTAGTTCCCGGTAGTTTGACCTGCCTGGCACGCGTCACCGGCAAACCCCTTCCCGGCGAAACAATCCCTAGCCCCAATCATACCGATTCTTTGTACGACGTGGGAGGTACGGACCTGGGCATCGTTTGGGATATGGGACGCGGACAAGTAGGCATTTTCTTCGGAGACACGTATGGGAAAGACTTTGTATCTCTACCTGCCGGAGGTCCCTCCGGAGGAAACTGGCGTTCCAATGTCCTGGCATTCTCCCGAGATAAGAATCCGGAAGACGGAATAACTTTTTCCGGCATGGCGACAGACCGTCCCGCTACGGCACGCGAAATAGCATACGGGGCAAAAGATGTGAGCGGCACAGGCGATTGGACTTCCATCCCCACCGCTGCTATCCATGCCGCAGGCAAAGACTATCTCCACTATATGAATATCCGTAAATGGGGAAAACCCGGAGAGTGGGAAACAAATTATTCCGGACTATACGTATCCGCGAATCGTGGAAAAACCTGGTCACCGTGCCCGGCCGTACGCTTCGAAGCCCGAAGTAACTTTTCCCAAGTTGCCTATGCCCGGAAAGACGGATACGTTTATATGGCAGGAACAAAACCGGGACGTTCCGGTTCCGTTTATCTGGCACGTGTGAAAGAAAAATACATGGAATCCGCGTCACGCTACGAATACTGGAATAAAGAAAAAGGATGGATAAAAGGGAAAGAAATGGCTGCTACAGCTATTGTTGAAGATCGTGTGGGTGAACTTTCCCTTTTATACCATCGTACGTATAAAAAATGGATAATGACTTATCTTTCAGGTTCCCGCTACGAAATAGTCCTCCGGAGCGCCTGCGAAATAAACGGGCCTTGGAGCGAACCGCAGACTTTGGTACAAGGAAAAGACTATCCTGCCTTATACGGAGCCTTTATGCATCCTTGGTTCGATAAGGGAGATACGATTTATTTCCTGATGTCGATGTGGAAACCTTATAACGTCTTTTTAATGAAAGCAAAAATCAAATTAGAAAAACAATAA